One part of the Mangrovibacillus cuniculi genome encodes these proteins:
- a CDS encoding radical SAM/SPASM domain-containing protein, whose amino-acid sequence MRKFKKFYLEITSVCNLACTFCPPTERQKQFISIEDFTKRLDQIKPHTDYIYLHVKGEPLLHPKIGDLLDISHEKGFKVNITTNGTLINKKREKLLNKPALRQMNFSLHSFDGHIGSKDKEGYVRSILSFIKEATADSELIVSLRLWNLTEDNKTNLEKERNRELLSIIEREFDLDYRIEERVSPGKGIKLAERIYINQDYEFQWPALHEEEDDGKGFCYGLRNQAGILANGTVIPCCLDGEGVINLGNINQDSFTDIIEMDRAKNLVDGFSRREAVEELCRKCGYRKRFGK is encoded by the coding sequence TTGAGAAAATTTAAGAAGTTCTATTTAGAGATTACAAGCGTATGTAATCTTGCCTGTACCTTTTGTCCACCGACCGAACGCCAGAAACAGTTTATTTCTATAGAAGATTTCACTAAACGATTAGACCAAATTAAGCCCCACACAGATTATATCTATCTGCATGTAAAAGGGGAACCATTACTTCACCCTAAGATTGGTGATTTGTTAGACATTAGTCATGAAAAAGGATTTAAAGTTAATATTACGACCAATGGTACGTTAATTAATAAAAAAAGAGAAAAGCTATTAAACAAACCCGCGCTAAGACAGATGAACTTTTCGCTTCATAGTTTCGATGGACATATTGGTTCAAAGGATAAAGAAGGGTATGTGCGTAGTATTCTTTCTTTTATTAAAGAAGCTACAGCGGATTCAGAACTTATCGTTTCGTTACGTTTATGGAATTTAACAGAAGATAATAAAACTAATTTAGAAAAAGAAAGAAATAGAGAGTTGCTTTCTATCATTGAGAGAGAGTTCGATTTAGATTATAGAATTGAAGAACGGGTTAGTCCTGGAAAGGGAATTAAACTAGCGGAACGAATTTATATTAACCAAGATTACGAATTCCAATGGCCAGCGCTTCATGAAGAAGAGGATGATGGTAAAGGTTTCTGTTATGGTTTACGAAATCAAGCTGGTATTTTAGCTAATGGTACAGTGATTCCATGTTGTTTAGACGGGGAAGGTGTCATTAATCTTGGAAATATTAATCAAGACTCTTTTACTGATATTATCGAAATGGACCGCGCGAAAAACTTGGTCGATGGCTTTTCTAGAAGGGAAGCGGTTGAGGAGCTTTGTCGTAAGTGTGGGTATCGTAAGAGGTTTGGGAAGTAG
- a CDS encoding VOC family protein, translating into MTISISKVGQIGIPVKNVDRAISFYHETLGLSLLFQTDTMAFLESNGLRILLSLPEKEEYATASSVVYFQVDDIEDTYDQLAKKKVVFRGEPHVVSKMGNVETWMVFFYDTEGNTHAFISEVEGNS; encoded by the coding sequence ATGACGATTTCTATTAGTAAAGTTGGCCAGATTGGTATACCCGTGAAGAATGTTGATCGTGCTATAAGTTTTTATCATGAAACTCTTGGACTTTCTCTTTTGTTTCAAACAGATACGATGGCCTTTTTAGAAAGCAATGGACTTCGAATTCTTTTATCTCTTCCAGAAAAAGAAGAATATGCTACAGCGAGCTCTGTCGTTTATTTTCAAGTAGATGATATAGAAGATACGTATGACCAACTAGCAAAAAAGAAAGTTGTATTCCGTGGTGAGCCACATGTGGTGTCAAAGATGGGGAATGTAGAAACGTGGATGGTGTTTTTCTACGATACAGAAGGAAATACTCATGCGTTTATAAGTGAAGTAGAGGGAAACAGTTAA
- a CDS encoding VOC family protein, with protein sequence MFRVGSIFIPVTNLEKAINWYETNLNIKLIDRWEGGAGFYLSTGPTQLALVQVKNQQATEFETILGQSNGYFNFLVEDIEAAYIHLTNAGVKATDIKDFGGMKFFDFFDLDGNPFCVVNEVEGSPYHTENIRRMQENR encoded by the coding sequence ATGTTCAGAGTAGGTAGCATTTTCATCCCTGTAACAAACTTAGAAAAAGCCATTAATTGGTACGAAACTAATTTAAATATAAAGCTCATTGATCGCTGGGAAGGTGGAGCGGGTTTCTACTTATCAACTGGCCCTACCCAACTAGCGCTGGTACAAGTAAAAAATCAACAAGCAACTGAATTCGAAACAATTCTAGGTCAATCAAATGGTTATTTTAACTTTCTTGTGGAAGACATTGAAGCTGCTTATATACACCTTACCAATGCGGGAGTAAAAGCTACTGACATAAAGGATTTCGGAGGCATGAAGTTTTTTGACTTCTTTGACTTAGATGGCAATCCATTTTGTGTCGTTAACGAAGTAGAAGGATCTCCATATCATACAGAAAATATACGTAGAATGCAGGAGAATAGGTAA
- a CDS encoding LysM peptidoglycan-binding domain-containing protein: MKKTIAALSFFTILASPIGIPSVEAAEHIVQPNESLFLLSQKYGTTVKDIKSSNNLTSDMIIVGQRLTVPDSIHIVQSGDFLWKIANQYGVTVAQLKEWNHLTSDMLYPGQQLSLNATTTMKNTPATITGELYRVVSGDSLSVIAKRVGVTVEQLRLWNRLTSDLIFVGQELKITGPTISKVVDIASAQTGIPYKWGGSTPVGFDCSGFVFYAFSQAGYDVKRLTTESFYATGKEVGTPQVGDIIFFKNTYRTGLSHMGIYLGNRQFIHASSSAGITVSSIDNTYWNPRIVGYKRIH; the protein is encoded by the coding sequence ATGAAAAAGACTATTGCAGCATTATCCTTCTTTACCATTCTTGCAAGTCCTATCGGTATCCCATCTGTAGAAGCGGCAGAACACATCGTGCAACCGAATGAAAGTCTCTTTCTTCTGTCACAGAAGTACGGTACTACTGTGAAAGATATTAAGTCGTCAAACAATTTAACAAGTGACATGATTATCGTTGGTCAAAGGTTAACAGTACCAGACAGCATACATATTGTGCAATCAGGAGATTTTCTTTGGAAAATTGCAAATCAATATGGTGTAACGGTTGCCCAATTAAAAGAGTGGAATCATTTAACTTCTGATATGCTATACCCTGGTCAACAACTATCACTAAATGCAACCACGACGATGAAAAATACACCTGCTACCATTACTGGTGAGCTTTATCGAGTAGTTTCTGGTGATTCTTTGTCTGTTATTGCGAAGCGAGTAGGAGTCACGGTAGAACAGTTACGTCTGTGGAACCGCCTAACATCTGATTTGATATTTGTAGGGCAAGAATTAAAGATAACTGGTCCTACAATTAGTAAAGTAGTAGATATCGCAAGTGCCCAAACTGGCATTCCGTATAAATGGGGTGGTAGTACGCCTGTAGGTTTCGATTGTAGTGGATTTGTTTTCTATGCGTTTAGTCAAGCAGGTTATGATGTGAAAAGATTAACAACAGAAAGTTTTTATGCTACTGGAAAAGAAGTAGGAACTCCGCAAGTAGGAGATATTATCTTCTTTAAAAATACGTACAGAACGGGCCTTTCTCACATGGGGATTTATTTAGGGAATCGCCAATTTATCCATGCTAGTTCTTCTGCTGGAATCACCGTATCATCCATAGATAATACGTACTGGAACCCTAGAATAGTAGGCTATAAAAGGATTCATTAA
- a CDS encoding tRNA dihydrouridine synthase encodes MKENFWRDLPRPFFVLAPMEDVTDVVFRHVVSKAGRPDVFFTEFTNSDSYCHPDGINSVRGRLLFTEDEQPMVAHIWGDNPEYFRQMSVGMAEMGFKGIDINMGCPVPNVASRGKGSGLILRPDVAADLIQAAKTGGLPVSVKTRLGFTEVEEWKTWLKHILEQDIANLSIHLRTRKEMSEVDAHWELIPEIKTLRDQIAPDTLITINGDIADRQVGLELAEKYGIDGVMIGRGIFKNPFAFEKEPKEHSPKEYLDLLRLQLDLQDHYSEMIPRSITKLHRFFKIYVKGFRGAGELRNQLMNTKSTNEVRDLLDSFEQENPVE; translated from the coding sequence ATGAAAGAAAATTTTTGGCGTGATCTACCACGACCATTTTTTGTGCTAGCACCTATGGAAGACGTAACAGATGTTGTGTTTCGTCACGTAGTTAGTAAAGCTGGGCGTCCAGATGTGTTTTTTACGGAATTTACGAACTCTGATAGCTATTGTCATCCAGATGGTATTAATAGTGTACGTGGTCGTTTACTTTTTACAGAAGACGAACAGCCTATGGTCGCTCATATTTGGGGAGATAATCCTGAATACTTCCGTCAAATGAGTGTAGGTATGGCGGAGATGGGCTTTAAAGGGATTGATATTAATATGGGCTGTCCAGTGCCGAATGTGGCATCAAGAGGAAAAGGAAGCGGACTTATTTTACGCCCAGATGTTGCTGCAGATTTAATTCAAGCGGCTAAAACAGGAGGATTACCTGTTAGTGTGAAAACACGTCTTGGGTTCACGGAAGTAGAAGAATGGAAAACGTGGTTAAAGCATATCCTAGAGCAAGATATTGCAAACCTCTCTATTCATTTACGTACGAGAAAAGAAATGAGTGAAGTCGATGCACACTGGGAGCTGATCCCGGAAATTAAAACATTACGTGACCAAATAGCACCGGATACGCTGATAACGATAAATGGTGATATTGCAGATCGCCAGGTGGGTCTTGAACTTGCTGAGAAATATGGAATTGACGGTGTCATGATTGGACGAGGTATTTTTAAGAATCCATTTGCGTTTGAAAAGGAGCCAAAAGAACACAGTCCGAAAGAGTACCTAGACTTGTTGAGATTGCAACTCGATCTTCAAGATCATTATTCAGAGATGATTCCACGTTCCATTACGAAGCTTCATCGTTTTTTCAAAATCTACGTGAAAGGATTCCGTGGAGCTGGGGAGTTACGAAACCAGTTAATGAACACGAAGTCTACGAATGAAGTTCGTGATTTGTTAGATAGCTTTGAACAAGAGAATCCTGTGGAGTAA
- a CDS encoding M2 family metallopeptidase: MQTLQEFLHDLNNQMHVLYKEGSVASWMVQTTGDPEWADKVSEADTKYSLLFSSKETYEKTKQFFRTESLTEVEKRQLQLLLHEMEANQLPEEIIADLAKRSSELNLLFNTYTPEVDGKKYSANEIRSILVNSDDQELRKKVWFASKEVGKVVEKGLIELVKKRNEAAQLLGYDNHHQMGFALQELDRDEVFAIFNDLITQSDEAYRLMKKELDERLATKFGITAEEIRPWHYVDPFFQEAPPSDATNLDPFYKGKDILQITTDTFNSMGIEIDDLYANSDLFPREKKNPTAFCTDYDREGDVRVLCNLTEDAYWMETNLHEFGHAAYFKYVDSTLPFGLRTVSHTLTTEAIAMLFGKMGKDPRWLRRFLQVEEATVDTLTPELEKYQQLQMLISARWIITFVFFEKELYENPDQDLNALWWKTVNEIQLVTPPENTDNPDWAAKIHFTLAPVYYQNYLLGELMAAQLLRHVETKISPDFFTKETGDMLINDFFKPAALYDWNEKISRVTGEKLNPSHFVDVYCKSQVKS; encoded by the coding sequence ATGCAAACACTACAAGAATTCTTACATGATTTAAATAACCAAATGCACGTTTTATATAAAGAGGGATCCGTAGCTAGTTGGATGGTGCAAACAACTGGAGATCCTGAGTGGGCAGATAAGGTAAGTGAAGCTGATACAAAATATAGTCTCTTATTCTCTTCTAAAGAAACCTACGAGAAAACAAAACAGTTCTTCAGAACAGAAAGCTTAACAGAAGTGGAAAAACGACAGTTACAGCTTCTTCTTCATGAAATGGAAGCCAACCAACTACCGGAAGAAATAATTGCTGATTTAGCCAAGCGCTCTTCTGAACTAAATTTACTATTTAATACGTATACACCTGAAGTAGATGGAAAGAAATATTCTGCTAACGAGATTCGTTCCATTCTTGTAAACAGTGATGACCAGGAACTACGTAAGAAAGTTTGGTTTGCTAGTAAAGAAGTAGGAAAAGTCGTAGAGAAAGGCTTAATCGAGCTTGTGAAGAAGCGTAATGAAGCTGCACAGCTTCTTGGTTATGATAACCATCATCAAATGGGATTTGCTTTACAAGAACTTGACCGTGATGAAGTATTTGCTATTTTTAATGATCTTATTACTCAATCAGACGAAGCGTATCGCCTGATGAAAAAAGAGCTAGACGAACGTTTAGCAACTAAATTTGGTATCACCGCTGAAGAAATTCGTCCTTGGCATTACGTTGATCCCTTTTTCCAAGAAGCACCACCATCAGATGCTACGAACTTAGATCCTTTTTATAAAGGGAAAGACATTTTACAAATCACTACAGATACGTTTAATTCTATGGGAATCGAAATTGATGACCTATATGCAAATAGTGATTTATTCCCTAGAGAAAAGAAAAATCCAACTGCCTTTTGTACAGATTATGATCGTGAAGGGGACGTTCGAGTTCTATGTAACTTAACGGAAGATGCGTATTGGATGGAAACAAACTTACATGAATTTGGTCACGCTGCTTATTTTAAGTATGTAGATTCTACGCTTCCATTTGGACTGCGTACCGTTAGCCATACTTTAACGACAGAAGCTATTGCCATGTTATTTGGAAAAATGGGAAAAGACCCTCGTTGGTTGCGCCGCTTCTTGCAAGTAGAAGAAGCAACAGTAGATACACTTACACCAGAGTTAGAAAAGTATCAACAACTGCAAATGCTTATCTCTGCTCGTTGGATTATCACATTTGTGTTTTTTGAAAAAGAACTGTACGAAAATCCAGATCAAGATTTAAATGCTCTTTGGTGGAAAACCGTTAATGAAATCCAACTGGTAACTCCTCCTGAAAATACGGACAATCCAGATTGGGCTGCAAAAATCCATTTCACTTTAGCACCTGTATACTATCAAAACTATCTGTTAGGTGAACTAATGGCTGCTCAACTTCTACGTCATGTGGAAACAAAGATTTCTCCTGACTTTTTCACGAAAGAAACAGGAGACATGCTAATCAATGATTTCTTTAAGCCCGCTGCTCTTTATGACTGGAACGAGAAAATTAGCCGTGTGACAGGTGAAAAGTTAAATCCTAGTCACTTTGTGGATGTTTATTGTAAGTCTCAAGTAAAGAGTTAA
- a CDS encoding L-cystine transporter produces MDMGFVLLNIALLLGLIYVLIRMQQKHVSFSKRVFTGLGFGILLGTYLQIAFGSDSAVVSQTSEWYNIVGRGYVKLLMMIVIPLIMVSIIQSIINLEKTSQLGKMSFSIIGILVGTTAIAAVVGIGSAFLFDLNADQIQVGQAEESRGLYLEETLTQVEGMSTPAKILEFFPANPFLDMTGARATSTIAVVILSAIIGIAVLGVRRKQPEQAEIFVKGVNAIYTVVMRVVTLVLRLTPYGILGLMATTVAKTNVAGILELGKFVLASYVALAVMLVIHLLLISFAGLNPLTYLRKVIPVLGFAFTSRSSAGTLPLNISAQKNSLGVDEGTANMSASFGATIGQNGCAGIYPAMLAVMIAPSVGIDPLSPGFLLQLVLIVAISSFGVAGVGGGATFAALIVLSSMNLPVALAGLLISVEPLIDMGRTAVNVNGAMTSGTLTSRFLRKLNIERFNDPKAVEKDIAL; encoded by the coding sequence TTGGACATGGGATTTGTTTTACTCAATATAGCCCTGTTACTTGGACTTATTTATGTACTTATTCGTATGCAACAAAAACACGTTTCGTTTAGTAAACGTGTGTTCACAGGGTTAGGATTCGGTATATTACTAGGAACATATCTTCAAATAGCTTTTGGATCTGATTCTGCAGTAGTTAGTCAAACATCAGAATGGTATAACATTGTAGGTCGTGGATATGTAAAGCTCTTGATGATGATTGTTATTCCTCTAATTATGGTATCTATTATTCAATCGATTATTAACTTAGAGAAAACGTCTCAACTTGGTAAAATGTCATTCTCTATTATTGGTATTTTAGTAGGGACGACTGCTATCGCAGCAGTTGTGGGAATTGGAAGTGCTTTTCTTTTTGATTTGAATGCTGATCAAATTCAAGTTGGTCAAGCGGAAGAAAGTCGTGGATTGTACTTAGAAGAAACGTTAACGCAAGTAGAAGGTATGTCTACTCCTGCGAAAATTTTAGAGTTCTTTCCAGCGAACCCATTCTTGGACATGACGGGAGCTAGAGCGACATCTACTATTGCAGTAGTTATACTTTCTGCGATTATTGGTATAGCTGTATTAGGAGTAAGACGTAAGCAACCGGAACAAGCAGAGATTTTCGTAAAAGGGGTTAATGCAATCTATACGGTTGTCATGCGTGTAGTAACACTGGTACTTCGTTTAACACCTTATGGAATCCTAGGGCTAATGGCGACAACAGTAGCCAAGACAAATGTAGCTGGTATTTTAGAATTAGGTAAGTTTGTCTTAGCGTCTTATGTGGCATTAGCAGTAATGCTTGTCATTCATTTATTACTCATTTCATTTGCTGGTTTAAATCCATTAACATACCTTCGTAAAGTAATTCCTGTTTTAGGTTTTGCTTTCACATCACGTTCTAGTGCGGGAACACTACCGTTAAATATCTCTGCTCAAAAGAACAGCCTTGGTGTCGATGAAGGAACAGCTAATATGAGTGCATCATTCGGGGCTACAATAGGTCAAAATGGATGTGCAGGTATTTATCCAGCTATGTTAGCTGTCATGATTGCACCGTCTGTAGGAATCGATCCGTTAAGTCCAGGATTCTTGCTACAACTTGTTCTAATTGTTGCTATTAGCTCATTTGGTGTAGCTGGAGTAGGGGGAGGAGCAACATTTGCAGCATTGATTGTTCTATCTTCTATGAACTTACCAGTTGCTCTTGCAGGGCTTTTAATCTCTGTGGAGCCATTAATTGATATGGGGCGTACAGCAGTGAACGTAAATGGAGCGATGACTTCTGGAACATTAACTTCACGCTTCTTACGCAAGTTAAATATCGAGCGATTTAATGATCCTAAGGCAGTGGAGAAAGATATTGCTCTTTAA
- a CDS encoding peptide-methionine (S)-S-oxide reductase: protein MEVIYLAGGCLWGVQAFIKTLPGVTSTEAGRANGTSNTLEGEYDGYAECVKTTFDPAVLSVKKLMEYYFEIIDPYSVNKQGIDVGKKYRTGVYSENLSHIQEARVFIDKRPDAGRIVVETLPLTNYVRSAEEHQDRLSKCPNDYCHIPNELLNKYKQ, encoded by the coding sequence ATGGAAGTAATTTACCTTGCAGGAGGGTGCCTCTGGGGAGTACAAGCATTCATCAAAACATTACCTGGTGTCACATCGACAGAAGCAGGCAGAGCAAACGGTACTAGTAACACGCTAGAAGGGGAATATGATGGGTATGCGGAATGTGTAAAAACTACATTTGATCCAGCTGTATTATCTGTAAAAAAGCTGATGGAGTACTATTTCGAGATTATTGATCCTTACAGCGTAAATAAACAAGGAATAGATGTGGGAAAAAAATATCGTACTGGTGTGTACAGTGAGAATCTCTCACATATACAAGAGGCTAGGGTTTTTATAGATAAGAGACCAGATGCCGGCCGTATCGTAGTAGAAACACTTCCTCTTACTAATTATGTAAGAAGTGCAGAGGAACATCAAGATAGATTAAGTAAATGTCCGAATGATTATTGTCATATACCGAACGAATTACTAAACAAATATAAGCAATAA
- a CDS encoding DEAD/DEAH box helicase, producing MTKTSFTDYPVSPEIKKALAVLKYETPTEVQSKVIPAAIENQDLVVKAQTGSGKTAAFGIPVSDMVEWEEKKPQALILTPTRELAVQVREDITNIGRFKRIKAVAVYGKEPFSKQKEELKQKTHIVVGTPGRVMDHIERGTLELDQIKYLIIDEADEMLNRGFIDEVEAIINELPSDRVTMVFSATLPKDVENLCHKYMKNPTQIEIEATGVTADTIEHSLMEVKEDEKISLLKDITVVENPDSCMIFCRTKENVDLVYNELNKAGYPCERLHGGLEQEDRFSVMEGFKLGKFRYLVATDVAARGIDIDNVTLVINYDVPMEKESYVHRTGRTGRAGKTGRAVTFATPYEGKFVKAIERYVDFELPVVEAPKQQEVTRNKAAFEEKLSSKRVVRNNKTARINQDIMKLHFTGGKKKKIRAVDFVGTIAKIPGVTAEDIGIISIHDQMSYVDILNGKGSLVLQALDGATIKGKKLKVSKAIK from the coding sequence ATGACGAAAACAAGTTTTACAGATTACCCTGTAAGCCCTGAGATAAAAAAAGCATTAGCTGTTTTAAAATATGAAACTCCAACAGAGGTCCAAAGTAAAGTCATCCCAGCAGCAATAGAAAACCAAGACCTTGTTGTAAAAGCGCAAACAGGAAGTGGTAAAACGGCTGCCTTTGGTATCCCTGTTTCCGACATGGTGGAATGGGAAGAGAAAAAACCACAAGCTTTAATCCTTACCCCAACAAGAGAACTTGCTGTTCAAGTACGGGAAGATATTACAAACATCGGTAGATTTAAACGTATTAAAGCAGTAGCAGTCTATGGTAAAGAACCATTTTCTAAACAAAAGGAAGAATTGAAACAAAAAACACACATAGTCGTTGGTACGCCAGGGCGTGTCATGGATCACATTGAGCGTGGTACGTTAGAACTGGATCAAATAAAGTATCTAATCATTGATGAGGCTGATGAGATGCTTAACAGAGGATTTATTGATGAAGTAGAAGCAATTATAAACGAATTGCCTTCTGATCGAGTAACAATGGTCTTTTCAGCCACGTTACCGAAAGATGTAGAAAATCTTTGTCATAAGTATATGAAAAATCCAACTCAAATTGAGATCGAAGCAACTGGCGTGACAGCCGATACAATCGAACATTCTTTAATGGAAGTAAAAGAGGATGAAAAAATTTCTCTTCTTAAAGACATTACGGTTGTAGAAAATCCAGACAGTTGTATGATTTTCTGTCGTACGAAAGAAAATGTTGATCTTGTTTACAACGAACTGAATAAAGCTGGATATCCTTGCGAGCGCCTACATGGTGGACTAGAACAAGAAGATCGTTTCTCCGTGATGGAAGGCTTTAAACTAGGAAAATTCCGTTATCTTGTGGCTACTGATGTCGCGGCGAGAGGTATCGATATTGATAATGTAACACTTGTCATCAACTATGATGTTCCGATGGAAAAAGAGAGCTATGTGCACAGAACAGGAAGAACAGGTCGTGCAGGAAAGACCGGAAGAGCGGTTACTTTTGCAACCCCATATGAAGGAAAGTTCGTAAAAGCAATTGAAAGATACGTCGATTTTGAACTACCTGTTGTAGAGGCGCCAAAACAGCAAGAAGTCACTCGTAATAAAGCAGCTTTTGAAGAGAAACTTTCTAGCAAGCGTGTGGTCAGAAACAACAAAACAGCACGAATCAATCAAGATATTATGAAACTTCACTTTACAGGCGGGAAAAAGAAGAAAATCCGTGCCGTTGATTTTGTTGGAACAATTGCGAAGATTCCTGGAGTGACAGCAGAAGATATCGGTATTATCTCTATCCATGATCAAATGTCTTATGTAGATATTTTGAATGGGAAAGGTTCGCTAGTTCTACAGGCATTAGATGGTGCTACGATTAAAGGAAAGAAATTGAAAGTAAGTAAGGCGATTAAATAA
- a CDS encoding YdeI/OmpD-associated family protein, translated as MNSSKSVIEKLNVNKYENKLILYKPQDVEDFDEVEFDVEVKKEKYDFICAFIFDLNEFSKVLQEVLKKQLLKDNGYLFIAYPKKNNPKYDQYIERDSIYTEDTYTSDGYVHGSNLKFSRMISLNDVFTIIGMKAIPQKAQKAKSTKSSQCVDDYIEHIELIKAYIKDKENISELYESLTPGYQKDWARYVYSAKRKETQEKRLSDMESILEQGYKSMDLYRRKKK; from the coding sequence ATGAACTCAAGTAAGAGTGTAATAGAGAAATTAAATGTTAATAAATATGAAAATAAATTAATATTATATAAACCACAAGATGTAGAAGATTTCGATGAAGTTGAATTTGACGTCGAAGTAAAGAAAGAAAAGTATGACTTTATTTGTGCATTTATCTTTGATTTAAATGAATTTTCAAAGGTATTACAAGAGGTTTTAAAAAAACAGTTGTTAAAGGACAACGGTTACTTGTTTATTGCATATCCTAAGAAAAACAATCCAAAGTATGATCAATACATAGAGCGAGACAGTATTTATACAGAAGATACTTACACTAGCGATGGCTATGTGCACGGAAGTAATTTAAAGTTTTCACGAATGATTAGTTTAAACGATGTTTTTACTATTATCGGTATGAAAGCCATTCCCCAAAAAGCGCAAAAGGCAAAGAGTACTAAAAGCAGCCAATGTGTCGATGACTATATTGAACATATAGAACTGATAAAAGCTTACATAAAAGATAAGGAAAACATTTCAGAATTATACGAAAGTCTTACACCTGGTTATCAAAAAGACTGGGCTAGATACGTGTACAGTGCTAAACGAAAAGAGACACAGGAAAAACGTTTGTCAGACATGGAGAGCATATTAGAACAGGGGTATAAGTCAATGGACTTATATCGAAGAAAAAAGAAATAA
- the rlmH gene encoding 23S rRNA (pseudouridine(1915)-N(3))-methyltransferase RlmH has translation MNISIITVGKLKEKYLKQGIAEYTKRLSVYCKIDEIEVPDEKAPENLSDAEMMQVKQKEGERILAKIGQDVHVIALAINAKQRTSEEFARELDKLGTYGKSKVAFVIGGSLGLSDEVMKRANDTISFSKMTFPHQLMKLVLVEQIYRGYRINRNEPYHK, from the coding sequence GTGAATATCTCAATTATTACGGTTGGAAAGTTAAAAGAAAAGTATTTAAAGCAGGGAATCGCGGAATATACAAAACGTTTATCAGTGTATTGTAAAATAGATGAGATAGAAGTTCCTGATGAAAAAGCACCTGAAAATCTTAGTGATGCAGAGATGATGCAGGTTAAGCAAAAGGAAGGAGAACGTATTTTAGCAAAGATTGGCCAGGATGTACATGTCATTGCGTTAGCAATTAATGCAAAGCAGCGAACGTCAGAAGAATTTGCCAGAGAACTGGATAAGTTGGGGACGTATGGAAAGAGTAAAGTAGCATTTGTTATTGGTGGTTCGCTTGGATTGAGTGATGAGGTGATGAAGCGTGCGAATGATACAATTTCTTTCTCAAAAATGACGTTTCCTCATCAGTTGATGAAACTTGTTTTGGTGGAGCAGATCTATCGTGGGTACCGAATTAATAGGAATGAGCCTTATCATAAATAA